The DNA region TAGACGGCCATCACTATCTTCTCCCTATCTCAAAATCTACCGAAGTATTGTATGTCAATAAAACCATATTTGACCAATTCGCAGGGGATCTGTCCGCAACACAAAATGGCGTTACCCTTACACAGCTTGAAACCTTCGAAGGAATTATTGATGCGGCGGAAAAATATTATGCCTGGTCAGGGGGTAAAACCTTTTATTATCCCGATTCGCTTTTTACGTACTCCATGATAGGCATGGAACAGATGGGGGAGCATTTGGTGCGGGATAGAAAACTTAACCTTACTTCCCCCGCATTCAAGAGGATTTGGGATACCTATTACGGGCCTGCCGCAAAGGGAAGGGTTGCCATTTTTAACACCTTTGGTGACTATCTGGCGCTAACCGGCGATGCGGTTGCCATTACCGGTTCCTCCGCGGGAGCAATATTCTATCCGGATTCCGTTATCCACAAAGATGGCACCAAAGAAGCGGCGGAATTTATCGTATTGCCCTTTCCTGTTTTTTCAGGCGGGGAAAAGGTTGCAATACAACGGGGTGTTGATATGTGTGTTATAAAGTCCACCCCGGTAAAGGAATATGCCGCTTCTGTTTTCTTAAAATGGCTTACTTCCCCGGAACAGAATCTGCCCTTTACCGCATCCACCGGATTTATTCCGGTGGTGAAACAGGCTTTTGATGCGACGTCCAATGTCGGGAATAGCGATAATGCAATGATAAAAAAAGCGCGTCTGGCCACCAGTACCATGCAAAAGGAGTATCGCTTTTATGTGCAGCCTGTTTTTGATGGTTTTGAAGCAATGCAGAAAAACTACATAAAAGAATTGCAGGACAGAGCTCTTGCCGCCCGTAACAACGGTGGCGGCACAGTTCCTGATGATGCACGATTTAATTTCATCACTGCTTTTAATGAGTAGGCGCCGCCGGCAATGATTCCCAGGACAAAAGTGTCTTTCAGCTTGCTGATTCCCGTTCTGGCTTTTACACTGGCCCTCGGCATATTCATAGTCCTTGTCTTGACCGGTAGTATCAGTTTTGGCAGACAGGAAATAAAGGAAAACATACAAGCGGAACGGAAACGTATTGCTCAGGGTTTGGAAAAGCAAATGGAGGACATTGCTGTGGAAGCCCTGCTGTTTTCCCAAACCTTATCCAGGAATATAGAAAACCAACTGGCCTACTCGGGCCTGACCATGGATGATCTATCCTATCATCCTGATATTCTTGAAGCCATAGAGGAGCATGAGCTTGCTCTGATCCTTCTTTCTCTGGACAAGGCAAAGGCATCGGGGGTGTTTGTGATACTGGAGGCTACGGTTAACCCTTTTCGCGGGGAAGAATACGCCCGTTCCGGTTTCTATATACGGAGCACGGAACCGGTCGTACAGCGGAATTCCTATAAACTGTACCTTCGGGGCTTTGCGGATCTTGCATTTAAGAATGATCTTTCTCTGCAATCAACCTGGGATCTGGAACTGAATATTAAGGATAAAGAGTACTATACGGCGCCGACGAATACTTTTTTAAAGAATCCCGCATTGCCCCTTTCCCGTTCCTATTTCTGGTCTTTTGCCGATGCGGTGGGCAGAGCAGAGCCTGCCCTGCTCTGCAGTGTTCCCATGGTCAGTTCTCAGGGAACCTTCCTCGGGGTATGCGGTTTTGAATTAAGCGAAGTGAATTTCAAGCTTTTTCACAGCCCCGGCACTGATACGTATCCGCAGCTCCACAGTATGCTCGCCTCCTTGAGCGGCGATAGTCTTAACTTGAGAAAGTCCTATCACGCCGGGGGAATTCACCCGAACAGGAAAAACCCTGATTCGCTTTCAGATTTTGTTTTTACAGACTCCTACGAGCTTATCAAACTCTATTCCGATAATTCCCCCTATGCGGAAGAAAAGATGGCCCTGGTCCTCGGTTTACCCCAGCAGGATTACCGGAGGCTGCTTGTTACCCGTAACGGGATTCTAGCGGCCATCCTTCTCCTGCTGGGCGGCGGAATACTTGGCTCCTACGTATTTCTCAACCGTTACTATCAAAGCGCCTATGCAGAGCGCTTAATAGCGCTGGAAGCCCAATTTGCCAAGGTGCCCCCCAATTTTGACAGCTTCGGCTTTTCCAAACGGGAAAAGGAAGTTTGTCTTCTTCTATTAAAAGGCTTTTCTATCCGGCAAATAGGCGGCCAGCTTTCTATTGCTTTTGATACGGTAAATAACCACTGCAGGAGTATTTATCGGAAGCTCGGTATCAAAAGCCGCAAGGAATTATTCCTGAAATTCGGCTGATACCGGCCTCATTTCCCTCAAAATCCCTTCTTTTTTGAAAAATGACATAAACGTGTCATGGTAATCCTCGTGTTTTTTTGGAAAATAGAAATCCGGTCTATGATCCTACTTTTTTTTCTCTATGCTAGACGTTACGCTTAAAAGTGCCAAACAAATGAAAAATATCCTAAAGGCCGCCCGGTTTTGGGCGGCAGCGGCGCTTTTGGGGGCGGCTGCAATCATCCTTATGGTTCTCGTTTTCTTTTTCTCCTCCCACCGGGCGGGGGATAGTCCCCTCTATATCAACCTGCGGGAATACCCCATGTATGGCAAAAAGGGCTTTGTTCCGGCGGATGCCCTGGGATCCCCGACGGGGCTGGAATGGCACGAAATCGCGGCGGCGGGAGACAGCTCCCTGGTGATCGTCAAAGAGAAGTTCCAGGGCCTTCCGCGACGGGTATTCCTTTCGCCCTTTGGGAACAGGGTGGAGCATTTTACCTATGTAATCCCTTTTGAGCTGGGTTACGACACCCTCCTTTTTATGCGGCAGAACATCGAAAAAGTACCGGGGCTGTTTATTGCCGCCCTGGGGGATAACTGGGAAATCTACCTTAACGGCCATTTGATTAAGAACGAGCTGCACCTGGATGAGGGGGGGGAAATCGTTTCCCACCGGGCCCAGCGGAAGGTACGCTTCCCCTTTGACGAGGATCTCCTGGTGGAGGGGGCCAACACTTTGACTATCCACCTGGCGGGGGATCCCAACCATGATAACCTGGGGCTCTATTACGGGACCCCGGTCTACATCGACGACTACGAAGCGATAGAAGCGGCAAGCAGCGAGACGGTGACCATTGCCCTGGTGGGCATTTATATCTTTTTGGGGCTCTACCATTTTATCCTGTTTTCCCAGCGCCGGGACGTGCGGTACAATCTCTACTACGGCGCCTTTTCGCTCTGCCTGGGGCTGTACTTCCTCACCCGGCTTTCGTGCATCTATACCTTTAGCCCGGATACCAATATATGGTCCCGTCTGGAATTTGCCACGCTGTTCTTTTTTCTTCCGCTGATTAGCTGCTTTTTTCAGAGCCTTACCCAGGGGAGGATTCGCTTGCCTGCTAAGGTGATGCTCTGGATAAGCCTGGCTATGGCGGCGACGGAGCTTTTCTTTGCCCCCCAGTACGGCGAGGACTGTATCAATATCTTTTATGCCCTGGGGGTAGTGGAGATCCTCTATATCTTTAGCGTCAACTTTGGGTACGAGTTTTTCTACCGCGCCTACCGCTCGTGGAAGGAAGCGCCCCGCCGCCACGATGACGGCAGGGCCTTTACGTTGGCGGAAGACCTCCGGTGGAACCTTGTGCACGAGCCCATGGGGAACCTTGCCTTTGGCATAGTGTTTGTGTTTATCACCGGCGCCTTCGACTTTATTGATTCTGCTTTTCTGAACTGGGGCATCCTGACGTCCCGGTATGGGTTTACGGTCTTTACCCTGGGGGCCGCCCTGATCCTTTCCCGGCGCTTTTCCGAGATGTACCAGGAATTGACCGGCCTTAATGCCTCATTGGAGACCACGGTGGAGCAGCGTACCCTTGCGCTGCGGGAGCAAACTGCCCTGGCGGAATCCGCCTCCCAGGCAAAGAGCAATTTCCTTGCCAACATGAGCCACGAAATCCGCACGCCCCTTAACGCGATCATGGGCTACAGCGAACTGGAACTGTATGCCGCCGGCGGAGATGAGCACAAGAAGGGCCGCCTGGAACAGATCCACCAGTCGGGGGCCATCCTGCTTTCAATCATCAATGATGTGCTTGATATTTCAAAAATTGAATCGGGCAAACTGGAACTGCTGCCCGTGGAATACGATCTGCCCAGCTTGATAAACGACACGGTTTCTTTTAATACGGTGCGTATTCGGGACAAGCCCATCAACTTTATCCTGGAACTGGACCACGACCTCCCGGTCAATCTGTTTGGGGACGAATTACGGCTGCGGCAGATACTGAACAACCTTTTAAGCAACGCCATTAAATACACCAAAGAAGGGGAAGTGCGCTTTGCGGTGGGTTTTGAAAAAGAAAACGATTCTGCTGAGGGCATAGTTTTAGTGTTTGTGGTTTCCGACACCGGCCTGGGCATTAAGGCGGAAGCCCTGGGCAGCATCTTTGACGAGTACGGCCGGGCGGACCAGGAGCTGAACCGGGACATCGAAGGCACCGGGCTGGGGCTGGCTATTACCCGGCAGCTGGTGGAGCTTATGGAGGGGACCATCACCGTGGAAAGTGAATATGGCAAGGGCAGCGTGTTTACCGCCCGGGTGCGCCAGAAACGGCTGGACGGGCAGCCCATGGGAAGGGCCACCGCCGCAGCCCTGGAGAGTTTCAGCTACCACGAAAAGCGCCGCCATGCGGCAATCAATTTTCCGCGGGTGGATCTTTCGGCGGCCAAGGTCCTGGTGGTGGACGATGTCCCTTCCAATATCCAGGTGGCCCAGGGCTATTTGCGCCTGTACCGGCTTGCGCCCGACAGCGCCGGCAGCGGCGAAGAAGCCATGGCCAAAATGGCATCGAAGCGCTACGACCTGGTCTTTATGGACCACATGATGCCCGGCATGGACGGCGTCGAAACGGTCCGCCGCTTGCGGGAAGGGGGGGACAACACGCCAATAGTTGTACTAACCGCCAATGCCCTTATCGGCAATGACGAGATGTTCGCTTCCAAGGGCTTTGACAGCTTCTTGAGCAAACCCCTTAAAGCGGCGGACCTGGATAAAACCCTCCTGCGCTTTATCCCCCGGGAAAAACAGGGGCCGGCGCTGGCGGAAGAAGCAGCTGCTGCTGTCGGGACGGATGCTGCTGTCGGGACGGATGCTGCTGACGGGACGGCTGCGGCTACGGGGACGCCTGCGGGGAACGGCGCACTCCCTGGCCTGGACGGCCTGGATACCACTGCGGGGCTCGAGCGCACCGGCGGCGAAGAAGAAGGTTATCGCTATGTGCTCAACAGCTTTTGTGAAGACAGCAAAGAACGCATAGACACCCTGCGGCACATACTGTTTCATTTCCAGCAGCTTGCGGCCGCTCCGGCTCCCGCAGACAGGGTCCAGACGGCGCCCACGGACCAAAGCTTTCTCTTTTTTGCTACCCTTATGCACGCCCTCAAAAACGCCCTCTTTTCCATAGGCGCCGACGCCCTTTCGGCGGAGGCCGGGGCCCTGGAAGCCCTGGGCAGGGAGGAGGATAGTGCGGGGATCCGGGAACAGGGCCCGGGTTTCTACGATTCCTTTAAGCGCTTTGTGGAACAGCTCGGCGCTGCACTAGGTTCTGGAGAAAAGTCTTGAAAAAGGGCCAAAAGTCTGGCTAAAAGTTAGGGTTTTTTAGATTGATAGCCGATACCCTGTTGGGCAATGGAGACGCACATGATACGCATACTGATTGTTGAGGACATGACCATGCTCCGGGAAGCATTGACCACAATACTTTCCGATGAGAAGGATATGCAGGTCGTCGGCGCCCTGGAACATGCCGGAGATGCCCTGGAGTTCTGCCGTGAGAACCGGCCTGACCTTATCCTTATGGATGTGCTTACCGACGACAACCTGGTAAACGGCGGTTCCCACCGGGAATTGGCGCAGGAAGAAAACAGCCGCACCCAAATCAACGGCATAAGCGCCACCCAGGAAATCCTGGCTGAATTCCCGGACACCAAGATCGTCATCATAACCGCCTTCCCGGAGATTACCTTTATCGAGGCCGCAAAAAAAGCCGGAGCCCATAGCTTTGTCTATAAAAACGTAAAGAACGATTTGCTCTTGCAGATAATCCGGGGAACCATGGCAGGATACGGCACCTTTCCCACCCATATCCCCACCCTGGCGACCCTGAGCCCGAAATTTACCGACCGGGAGATGCGGATCCTGCGCCTCCTTGCCCAAGCCCGGGATCGTAGTTTTATAGAGCAGGAACTCAGCATTTCCGAAGGCACCCTCAAGGCAGTTATCACCGGCATCCTCAATAAAACCGGCTACGATAGCATCATGCAGTACGTGGTATACGCCGTGGCCAACGGGCTCATTAGCCCCCACGGGTAAAACATAGACGAAAGTCTATATTTTACCTGAAATGTATAGACTAAAGTCTAGATTTTACCCCCAAAGTCTAGCCAAAAGAAACCGGTATTTCCGGTTAAACGCGCTATGCTTATGTATGAAAGCAATTTCTCCTAAGTGGAGAACTATAATAATAGGAGTATGTTATGAAAAATCTATGTAGATTCATCGTGATGACTTTGATGGTCGCCCTGGTGGCCATTTCCTGTGACCTCCCCGCCGCGCCGGAAAGCGCCCGGAAAGAGCCGCCCATAGAAAAAGGCAAGGGGAGAATCACCATAATCCTCTCCGGCACGGCTATAGCGCCGGAGACAGCCGGTCGGGCCGCTTCCCGGGCGGTTGCGTGGGCAGGCGATCCCACCATCCCTCTGTATTACAAGCTCACTTTTACCCATATCGGCGATGCTGATCATCCCGCCATCGGAAGTTACACCCGGACCCTGGGTGCGGTTAGCTCAGAAACCGTTACCCTGGAAGAGGGACCTTGGTCCATTACCGCCGCTGCCTATTTGAACGATACCTACGCACTCTCGGACCTGGTCGGCAATTCCACCACGCCCAAACTCGTCACCATTGTGCAGGGCGAAAACCCAGCCGCCAGCATCCCCATGACCGTGGACTACGACTACGAGGCGGGTCTTGGGACCTACTTCATCCACAACGAGGCGGAACTGCGGCGCATCGGGGCGGCCACAAACGGCCTTCTCATGGCCCAGACGAAAACCTACCGCCTGGTGAACGACATTACCCTTACCGCTCCATGGACTCCTCTCGGCGACGGCACGACCCCCTTTGGAGCCAAATTTTATGGAACAACCGATGGAACCAGCTCAGTTAAGCACAGCATCACCTTCTCCAACGCCACCGCAGGCGGCTTTACCAGCTATGATGGCCAGTACCTGGGCTTCTTTGGCCGTACCTCCACTGCGGAAATTCACGATCTTACCCTGGTCTACCCCGAAGGCGCCCT from Treponema primitia ZAS-2 includes:
- a CDS encoding response regulator gives rise to the protein MIRILIVEDMTMLREALTTILSDEKDMQVVGALEHAGDALEFCRENRPDLILMDVLTDDNLVNGGSHRELAQEENSRTQINGISATQEILAEFPDTKIVIITAFPEITFIEAAKKAGAHSFVYKNVKNDLLLQIIRGTMAGYGTFPTHIPTLATLSPKFTDREMRILRLLAQARDRSFIEQELSISEGTLKAVITGILNKTGYDSIMQYVVYAVANGLISPHG
- a CDS encoding extracellular solute-binding protein; translation: MKRSMCAHYANPLGLFSILILLVFLSACQNPNRPSPKNPVSITLWHIYVEQMKTTFEGLVDEFNVTVGAKQGIVIQVAAVANPSVLSEKLLMAANGDPGAPEIPDISVIYPPVAATLSAKGLLMDFASQFTKDGISRYVDAFIEAGMIDGHHYLLPISKSTEVLYVNKTIFDQFAGDLSATQNGVTLTQLETFEGIIDAAEKYYAWSGGKTFYYPDSLFTYSMIGMEQMGEHLVRDRKLNLTSPAFKRIWDTYYGPAAKGRVAIFNTFGDYLALTGDAVAITGSSAGAIFYPDSVIHKDGTKEAAEFIVLPFPVFSGGEKVAIQRGVDMCVIKSTPVKEYAASVFLKWLTSPEQNLPFTASTGFIPVVKQAFDATSNVGNSDNAMIKKARLATSTMQKEYRFYVQPVFDGFEAMQKNYIKELQDRALAARNNGGGTVPDDARFNFITAFNE
- a CDS encoding helix-turn-helix domain-containing protein, with the protein product MIPRTKVSFSLLIPVLAFTLALGIFIVLVLTGSISFGRQEIKENIQAERKRIAQGLEKQMEDIAVEALLFSQTLSRNIENQLAYSGLTMDDLSYHPDILEAIEEHELALILLSLDKAKASGVFVILEATVNPFRGEEYARSGFYIRSTEPVVQRNSYKLYLRGFADLAFKNDLSLQSTWDLELNIKDKEYYTAPTNTFLKNPALPLSRSYFWSFADAVGRAEPALLCSVPMVSSQGTFLGVCGFELSEVNFKLFHSPGTDTYPQLHSMLASLSGDSLNLRKSYHAGGIHPNRKNPDSLSDFVFTDSYELIKLYSDNSPYAEEKMALVLGLPQQDYRRLLVTRNGILAAILLLLGGGILGSYVFLNRYYQSAYAERLIALEAQFAKVPPNFDSFGFSKREKEVCLLLLKGFSIRQIGGQLSIAFDTVNNHCRSIYRKLGIKSRKELFLKFG
- a CDS encoding ATP-binding protein, which codes for MKNILKAARFWAAAALLGAAAIILMVLVFFFSSHRAGDSPLYINLREYPMYGKKGFVPADALGSPTGLEWHEIAAAGDSSLVIVKEKFQGLPRRVFLSPFGNRVEHFTYVIPFELGYDTLLFMRQNIEKVPGLFIAALGDNWEIYLNGHLIKNELHLDEGGEIVSHRAQRKVRFPFDEDLLVEGANTLTIHLAGDPNHDNLGLYYGTPVYIDDYEAIEAASSETVTIALVGIYIFLGLYHFILFSQRRDVRYNLYYGAFSLCLGLYFLTRLSCIYTFSPDTNIWSRLEFATLFFFLPLISCFFQSLTQGRIRLPAKVMLWISLAMAATELFFAPQYGEDCINIFYALGVVEILYIFSVNFGYEFFYRAYRSWKEAPRRHDDGRAFTLAEDLRWNLVHEPMGNLAFGIVFVFITGAFDFIDSAFLNWGILTSRYGFTVFTLGAALILSRRFSEMYQELTGLNASLETTVEQRTLALREQTALAESASQAKSNFLANMSHEIRTPLNAIMGYSELELYAAGGDEHKKGRLEQIHQSGAILLSIINDVLDISKIESGKLELLPVEYDLPSLINDTVSFNTVRIRDKPINFILELDHDLPVNLFGDELRLRQILNNLLSNAIKYTKEGEVRFAVGFEKENDSAEGIVLVFVVSDTGLGIKAEALGSIFDEYGRADQELNRDIEGTGLGLAITRQLVELMEGTITVESEYGKGSVFTARVRQKRLDGQPMGRATAAALESFSYHEKRRHAAINFPRVDLSAAKVLVVDDVPSNIQVAQGYLRLYRLAPDSAGSGEEAMAKMASKRYDLVFMDHMMPGMDGVETVRRLREGGDNTPIVVLTANALIGNDEMFASKGFDSFLSKPLKAADLDKTLLRFIPREKQGPALAEEAAAAVGTDAAVGTDAADGTAAATGTPAGNGALPGLDGLDTTAGLERTGGEEEGYRYVLNSFCEDSKERIDTLRHILFHFQQLAAAPAPADRVQTAPTDQSFLFFATLMHALKNALFSIGADALSAEAGALEALGREEDSAGIREQGPGFYDSFKRFVEQLGAALGSGEKS